Within the Drosophila melanogaster chromosome 3R genome, the region CTCCATTCGCAAGGTGGGCAAACCCTCGCGTCGGGATGGTCGCGAGAAAGCCGTCGTTGGAGTCCGTGCTCCTTACATGAGGGTGGTGGGCATCACCGTCGACTCAGAGGGTGCGGGTGCCATCTCCCGATACAGCAACATCACATCCGATGAGGAGGAGCACTTCCGGCGAATGGCCGCCTCTGGGGACATCTACGAACGTCTCTCACAGTCACTGGCGCCCAGCATCTTCGGCTCTCGGGATATCAAGAAAGCTATAACTTGTATGCTTTTTGGCGGGTCTCGTAAGCGTTTACCGGATGGTCTGTGCCGTCGAGGCGACATTAACGTCTTACTGCTGGGAGATCCTGGTACTGCCAAGTCACAGTTGTTAAAGTTTGTGGAGAAGGTGGCACCCATAGCAGTCTACACTTCGGGCAAAGGCTCCAGTGCGGCTGGTCTCACGGCTTCGGTTATGAAGGATCCTCAAACGGTGAGAAAAAACATTGCACACCTAATCCTTACAAATTAAATGATACATTAATCTTTAGCGTAACTTTGTCATGGAGGGTGGAGCCATGGTGCTGGCCGATGGAGGCGTGGTTTGTATTGATGAGTTCGACAAAATGCGAGAGGATGATCGTGTGGCCATTCACGAGGCCATGGAACAGCAGACAATATCCATTGCCAAAGCCGGCATCACGACCACCTTGAACTCACGCTGTTCGGTCTTGGCAGCTGCCAACTCCATTTTCGGTCGATGGGACGACACCAAGGGCGAGGAGAACATTGACTTTATGCCCACAATTCTCTCCCGTTTCGACATGATTTTCATTGTAAAGGATATTCACGATGAGTCGCGGGACATTACGCTGGCCAAGCACATCATCAACGTGCATCTGAGCTCTAACAAGTCAGCGCCTTCAGAGCCGGCTGAGGGTGAGATATCGCTGTCGACGTTCAAGAAGTATATTCACTACTGCCGAACTCATTGCGGTCCGCGCCTGAGCGAAGCTGCCGGCGAGAAGCTAAAGAGCCGCTACGTGCTTATGCGCAGTGGAGCCGGCCAGCAGGAGAAGGCATCTGACAAGCGGCTAAGCATTCCCATCACTGTGCGTCAGTTGGAGGCTGTCATCCGCATTTCGGAGTCGCTGGCAAAGATTCGTTTGCAACCGTTCGCCACAGATGAGCACGTGAACGAAGCACTTCGACTTTTCCAAGTGTCTACCCTTGATGCTGCGATGACTGGCAGCTTGGCTGGAGCCGAAGGATTCACGACCGAGGAGGACCAGGAAACACTCAACCGCATCGAAAAGCAATTGAAACGTCGCTTTGCAATTGGATCTCAAGTATCGGAGCAGAATATCTTACAGGTAAGCACAGAAGTCTTATGAATCGaatgaacaatttttatttataatgctTGCTTTTCATAGGACTTTTTGCGTCAGAAATACGAAGAACGCACGGTAATGAAGGTAATTCATACCATGATCCGACGTGGAGAGCTGCAGCACCGGATGCAACGGAAGATGCTCTATCGAATTTGCTAAACACTGTTAATCACTTCATTTCTTGTCCATCGTTGAATATGTCTTCAATCATTTCGTCACATTATTTGTATTTCCATTTATAGTATTAAGATAAACTACATTCTTTCCCAATAAACCAAATTGaatcattattttatttattcaaattctgttaaatatttgaacaataaTTCAGTGATGTATTTAATAGCTAGAAGTTTACAGAATAGATACTCTGATACTTGTAGTGGGAAATCCTAGGTATTTCAAGTGCATAAGTCAGTCGAGCCGGCAGACTATATGtttggtaaatatttatgattgtttacatttaaaaaatgagATTATAAGCAATGTCTAAATTCTGTTTGTTGATAATGCTTGGTCGAAACACATAGACCCTTTGGTCGGCCTCCAAATTTTCGCGCAAACCGACAATTTCGCTCTACATTCGACTGTGTTTGCCTACGTCATTCGGACAAATCACAAAAACCAATCATATTGCCTTGGCCACTTGCcaatttcttaaaaatattttttcctctGTTTGAGAACGTTTATTACTTCCTTTTATACAAAACTCAATTAGTATATTTGCGCATGCACATCTATGTACTTACATACATTTGAAAACTGAAATGTACTCAAAATGTGCacgaattttcaaaaatacgTAAGCGTGTTACGTATGctcgcttttggccatttaaaaacaatggcaaatgtatatatatgtatatgtatatgtaggcATTCCAAATTTATGAATTTCCGGAAGGAAATCTTTACAATCTTGTTTATCACGGAACATTTGCGGAATGactgtattatttaaaaagtcctaacaataatatttatttctcgtaCATTTTTCCCAACTGACGCCACTTTGCTGCGTTTTAAGGTCCGAATGACGTCAAGTTGGTCTAAAATTTATTGAGGGCGAATTAGAAACATGTTTCTCTAGACGTTTTAGAAAAATTCCAGAAGATCATGGGCccaatatcaataaaaaaaagaacacccAGGCTATGAAAATagatataatttatttgtgacgataatttccatttaagtCAGCTACACATTTAAACACATAgtacatgtatgtatgatGTTTTCTCAATTTAATAACATAGTGGTACTTTGAACTTTGCATCCGAACCCAGGGTCAAGATAATTCAAACATCAAACAATAAGAgattaattgaaattcataTTCCGATATTGATGCACACACgagtgtatgtattttttcaATTACCTCTGCCTGTGTCAGTTCATCGTTTCCATTAACAAAGCGTTGCACCGATGTTCTTTTCATTGCACATGGAAATGTAGCTATGGATCCATGTGTACCATGTGTATAAGTTCGCTTTTCACCTAAACCAATTTactcggttttttttttttgtccatcACCCGCTACGTAGGTCCCTAGACATCGtaaaaaaattgtcaaaaatAGTGATTCCTGCGTGATGGATTATTGTCAACACGAGCTAAGCCCTAATAgtatatattgatatttgAGATATATACTGGATATATTACGCAACCGATCACAATTATTATATGTCTGTTAATTAGACTGCACACAATTGGGGGCGCTGGCGAAATTAGATAATTGTTTCCAACACGTTTGTATACTTTGTGAAACAGAAATTCTTGAACGTCATCAGCATCCGTGGATTCCTTCCCATTCTCGCGGGAGAGCAAACGGATGGGATTCTGGTCCGCCGGGCCAGAGGTGTATATACAAAAGGCCCATGTAAGCTATATGTAGGGAGGTGCGAGAGGAAAATCGCTGAGTGGGGCCTTTGTTTTgtgaatgaaaatgaaaattctcGCCGTACATATGCCAAGCCTACGTCCGCCGTACGCCAGTACAATTTTAGATCTCGAGCGAGCGAGTTCGTCCGGAACAGAGAGCTACAACCGATGAAAGCCGTATTTGTTGGATAGAAACGCGGACTCAGATTGCCATTTTTGTTGCAGTGCACCAGAGGATCATGTACATTTACCCCAGCTCACCGGAATCAGCATCGTCCTTGCAGTCCGAAGAGAGTGCGGCCATTAAGATTCAGGCCGGATTTCGTGGCTACCGTGTGCGCAAAGAGATCCATCGATCCAGCAAGAATCCCCATCCCAGGCGGAATCAGCGACAGCGTCCAAAGAACAACGGCCTCATGGAAAACCAGAACAATACGGGAAATCCCCGTCCCAGCGGCGAGGATCAGCATACGGCCACCGAGAATGGTGGTAAATCCGTGGAGGATCGTAGTGCCACCAAGATACAGGCGGGATTCCGGGGATTCCTGGTGCGAAAGAAGCAGAAAATCGCCACCGATGCCGCTGTTAAAATTCAGGCTGGCTTCCGGGGATTCAAAACACGCAAAGAATTGAAACAATGCGAGCCCATTGTGTAATGACTTTGCGCGCTGGTCGTTCCACAACTCTGATTTCTACTgtacatacaaatatttgtattcaaaTCCTACCGCTTAGTTCAATACGTGTCGTGTAAATAGATTAATATTAACTGATAGCTTCCAGATGAATAAAATACTCTTACTCAAGAAACCGCAATCTTGAAAGACACCACTATCCATTAACGAGATCcaaattgtttgtgttttcTCTAGGCCTATTTTTGGTATACCGTGCTGTATGTATATGGTATGAATACAGTGAATAAACATTTTGTTCATCGAACACGTAGCACTTGATGGAAACTGACGAAACGGAAAACACAATACGATAGTTGCAAAGAATGGTTTTTAGGGAGCACAAAGTTAGAGGCGtgtcttatttttttttaatagaacCTATTTAATAGCTGGCTAGCGAATGTATTCTTTGGGATTCAGTGCATCGACCCAAGGTGCACACCCAGCCCATAAATCTGTCAAGTGCGTTTAAAGTTTAGAGCCAAACTGGCAGCCATCCGCTCATCCGTAGTTGAATATGTTTAAATTGaggaaaattaaatgttatgaTTTACTCCCGGAAATCTTTCCGCTTGTTTGATAACAATAACATTTCAGattaatacatatattttatttagatATAATTCAGCGTTTATACTTATACGTcgtataatttattttcttttgttcgCCTCGGCGCTTTTGATGCGTTTTCGCATATGTTTGGGGATTACTCTGAAAACTTCGCAATCGATTTGCACTGGCATGGAATTCTGCCTCATTTTCAGCCACCTCAATTCCATGTCAGCGCTGGACTTCGCCTCGCCTGGataattaagttaatttaaatattaaaacttgTTTACtaacttaaacaatttggaaatGATTACTTACCAACGGTCTTGCTTCTCTgggtttttgcatttttgtgtgCTTTGACCCCACTGACTAGCAAACTGTTTTCATCATCCGGAGTGGAATCATTACGAAGTGCATCCCCGCGCTGCAACTTCTGGCGCCTGGCGGCCAGATTGCTCTCCAAGCTGATGCCTTCCATTTTCCGGCTATGACCCTTTCGCTTTCGTGTGTGCATCCGATATGCGGTTTGTATCTTCTTGGCGGCCTCCTCCTCGATGAATCGTTCCAAGGACTCACTGATCGCATCGTTGCCAAAGGATGCCTTGGTGTCCAAAGTGGATGACTTGGTGCCAGCACTGGCCCGCCGCAATCTTCGCCTGGTAAGGAAGCCACGAGCTCCGGCCTGGATCTTCGTGGCCGCCGAAACAATTGTGGATTCCGTTTCAGTGGATGTCCCCATGGCATCCGCCATGGCCGTGTCTACGTCAAAGTCCTCGCTGCTGACCTTTTTCGGATCAAAGTAATCGGAATCCGTTTCAGACAACGAGTAGGCCATCATCTTTTTTCGAATGTTCTCCGAAGTCTCGTCGTCCAAACAAAAACTACTCGCACCCATACCATTAGCTCCGTTTTCCATATAACTCAGAGCATCATCGATGGTCACAGATCTGAATAGTCCTCGCGGATCATCTCCTGCGATGGTGTAGTGTCTCATCAAATGCACCCTTCCGGACTCCTCCTCATTGAGCAACTCCTTCTCTTGGTTATTTTCGGATACTGCATCACCAAAGACCACGGAATCGCTTTGAGCAGAGCTCTCTCTAGTTTCATCCCTCTGCAGCCGGTTGTATACGATGATATCTCCATCCTCGATGTCCAGGCTGGATTGCTCCTGCAGAGAACTAATTGGCCGGATCACGGGCTCATCGAAACTGGGATCTGTTGAAGAAATCCTTTCGTAGGACTTTGAGTCACGAAGCTGGGACATTTTTTCAATTACTTCTTCTGGCTTGGATAACTTAACAGTTGCCTTATCTATTGTATCTGCAGATAGTGTGTCCAGGCCCGCAGTTTCAGATATAGAAGAATCTGTATTCTCGACTTTTTGACTAGCATTATCCGATTCTGATTCACATTCGGAAACATTAACCAGTGAAGCGGATCTTTTTATACAAGGTTCCTCAATAACTTCTTCAAGAAGTTTCGCACTTGGAAACGGTCCTAGTCTAGAAGAATATTCAATCTCATTTTGCAGAAAATCATTGAGCAGTTCTTGAGTTGAGGCGATGTCCAGAGCTAAAGAAAATATAGTAATCTCACTTGAGCGATTgacaaacattaaaatatttttcaaaacctaCACTGTACGAGCCCGCCAAAATCAGATTGCGATAGGAGAAGGGGATCCTCAACTGAATCGAACAGAGCTTCAGAAGCTTTCGCTAAACCTGCTAAACCAGAAGAGATTGCATTATCCTTTTCGGATGCATCGCCTAGACAGTCATCGATTATAGTACCAGGATTTAATTTAGATTCAAGCGAGCCATGCGATCTATCTACTGTTTCAACTGATTCTACTTGCGTGCTGGTGGTGAGCTCGGCTTTACTTGTGGTTGCAATTGTAGCTGGATCCGGATTGGTTTCCACCTCAACAGGTCCTTCAACGACTCCCTGGCTTGGTATTATGCGAGTTGACCCCACAAACCACTCGGACTTTGGTTGGATATTAGAAGTATCTTCTAAAGTATCTCCTGGATCTCCGATAGCTTCCTGAATTAAACTTCGTGATGGTGTTCCTGCAGTTGGATAGTTGGCGGTCTCTATGGCCGTTATGCGGGAACTGGTAATGGAATCAATGGAGCTATCCTCGAAATTTTCAAACTTTCTTCTTTCCATATATTGTCTGAACGCTCTTTGTATTATTAGAGCTGCATTTGACTTTTCTACGAGATCATCCTTTAATGGATGATTGGGACTTGCCTGAGATAGATTTGTCAGTTCAGTTTTCATTTCCTCTGACGGTTTTTCTATCTCTACTAATTTTTGTGCCTGTTCCAAAGGCTGTAAATCAATTTCATCAGGCGATTTTGTCGAACTCTTTGGATTAAAATTGGCATTTGAAAGGTTTTCTATTTCTTGGAATCCATCCGACTTTAATTCTTTTACCCTTTTAGGCTCCGCACTTAGTTGTGTCAAATTTATTGGTGGTGAAATTGTTTCTACAACCTGTTTTTCATCCCGGCGATTTTCTGTTGGCAATTTCGATGCATCCATGGGCTTTTCAACTTCTGCAGAAACACTTGCTAGTTCTTGAGACCCCTTCTTatgcatttcatttgtctCTTTGTGTTTTTCAGTTAAGTCAGACAAAAGAATTGTATTTGATTCGGTTTCGGCTTCCCTTAGAACATCGTTAGGCTCTTCAGGTTGCACTTCCTTTATAATTTCTGGGTAATCAGCTACCTTTTGGTTGTGAATTGGGATTAAATTAACTTTATGTTCGTCattagaatttaatttattcactATTTCAGGTTCTGTGGGTAATTTTACCGAGTTAATCAAGCTCACTGAATCATCTTTCACTGGAATTCCAGCATCTTGATGTCTTTCTGATTGTAGTTTTAGATACCTTCTATAAGCCCTTTGAATCTTAAAAGCTGCATTATTTTGCTTTAGTTCTATGTTAACTAAAGATTGAGTTTTATTAGGTTCCGTGCGGATCCTATGAGAATATCGTATGAATGCCTTTTGAATAATGAGTGCGGCCATTTCTTGTTTTTGAGTCCTTTGTTTTGCCTTTTCAACGTATCTTCGATATGCTCTTTGAATTTTTCTTGCAGCAAgactttgttttgatttttgagtGTCATAAGCTTTCTGCTTAAGGGTATTCCTAACCCACTTTTGAATAACTATTGCAGCTCTGTTTTGGTTTTCGAAATCTG harbors:
- the Mcm5 gene encoding minichromosome maintenance 5, which translates into the protein MEGFDDAGVFFSDNFGGDNQQDAQINLQAVKKKYKEFIRTFNEENFFYKYRDTLKRNYLNGRYFLEIEMEDLVGFDETLADKLNKQPTEHLEIFEEAAREVADEITAPRPEHEEHMHDIQILLSSNANPTNIRQLKSDCVSKLVKIAGIIVAASGISAKATRMSIQCLSCSTVIPNLKVNPGLEGYALPRKCNTEQAGRPKCPLDPFFIMPDKCKCVDFQTLKLQELPDFVPQGEIPRHLQLFCDRSLCERVVPGNRVLIQGIYSIRKVGKPSRRDGREKAVVGVRAPYMRVVGITVDSEGAGAISRYSNITSDEEEHFRRMAASGDIYERLSQSLAPSIFGSRDIKKAITCMLFGGSRKRLPDGLCRRGDINVLLLGDPGTAKSQLLKFVEKVAPIAVYTSGKGSSAAGLTASVMKDPQTRNFVMEGGAMVLADGGVVCIDEFDKMREDDRVAIHEAMEQQTISIAKAGITTTLNSRCSVLAAANSIFGRWDDTKGEENIDFMPTILSRFDMIFIVKDIHDESRDITLAKHIINVHLSSNKSAPSEPAEGEISLSTFKKYIHYCRTHCGPRLSEAAGEKLKSRYVLMRSGAGQQEKASDKRLSIPITVRQLEAVIRISESLAKIRLQPFATDEHVNEALRLFQVSTLDAAMTGSLAGAEGFTTEEDQETLNRIEKQLKRRFAIGSQVSEQNILQDFLRQKYEERTVMKVIHTMIRRGELQHRMQRKMLYRIC
- the CG14687 gene encoding uncharacterized protein, which gives rise to MYIYPSSPESASSLQSEESAAIKIQAGFRGYRVRKEIHRSSKNPHPRRNQRQRPKNNGLMENQNNTGNPRPSGEDQHTATENGGKSVEDRSATKIQAGFRGFLVRKKQKIATDAAVKIQAGFRGFKTRKELKQCEPIV